TGGGGGGGATCTTCCCCTTATCCTGGGCCCCGTAGCCCATCTCGGGGGGCACGACGATCTTGCGGATCTCGCCGACCTTCATGCCCGGGATGGCGTATTCCCAGCCCTTGATCAGGCCGCCGGTCCCGAGGGTGAACTCGACGGGGGCGCCCCGCTCGCGGCTGGATTGGAAGGTGCTGCCGTCGTCGAGCGTGCCGACGTAGTGGAGGACGGCCACGCGGCCCGACTTGACCTCCTCGCCGGTCCCCGCCTTGATCGTCTCGTACTTGACGTTCCCTTCCAGGGTCTTGGTCTCGCCGGCCGCCGTGGGGGGGGCGGGGGGGAAGGGCTCGCCCTTGGGTGCCGCGCCGGGGGCCGCCTTGGCCGGCCGGGGCGTCTCGCCCTGGGCCTGGGCGACGTCCCCCTCGGCGACCTTGCGGATCGGAATCGCGCCCGGCGGCATGACGGCGACGATCTGCCCCGGATCCCCGCACCCCGGGAGCCCCAGCGACACCCAAACGATCCCCCAGACGCCCAGCAACCCTCGCCTCATCGGATCGTTCTCCCACTCGGACCGGACACGGTTCGGATTGAAATCGGCAATGACGGGAAAGATGGCGCGGGGCCGACCGTCGCGGGCGGACCCGGCGGTCGCGGCCTGCGCGCGGCGCGTCGGCCGAGTCCAGATGATTATGCCACGCCCGCAAAGACTTCGGCCAGACCTCAGCCGCCCCCCGCGACGGGTTCCGGCCCCGATCCGCCCTCGGGCGGGCCGGCGTCGAAGAGCCGGACGAGGCTCACGGTGATCCGGCCGCCGAAGCAGACGGCCACGTCGCCGCCCTCGCGGCGGGGCCGCTGCTGGTAGTCGCCCCGGTAGAGCGACCGACCCCCCTCGACCTCGAACCGCAGCGGCAGGGGCGAGGGGTCCAGCGGGCAGAAGACGACCTCGGGGTCGGGGGCGTCCGGGGCGGGGTGGGGTAGGTTGACGTTCCAGAACGTGCCGGGCGTCCAGGGCCGGCCCAGCAGGTCGATCAGCACCGGCCGGGCCCAGCGTGCGGCGCGGTCCCAGTCGATCGCCCTCCCCCGGGCGATGTAGTGCGACAGGGCGATCCCCGGGACGCCGTGGATGACCGCCTCGCGGACCGCGGCGACGGTCCCGGAGTGGAACACGTCGACGCCCAGGTTGCCCCCCGCGTTGATCCCCGCGAGGACCCAGGCGGCGTCGGCCGCCAGGTGGTGGAGCGCCAGCCGGACGCAGTCGGCGGGCGTGCCCGAGACGGCGACGACCTCGCCGGCGTGGGCCGTGGCGTGCAGCGGCTCGTGGGTCGTGACCCGGTGCCCGCAGCCCGATTCGGCCGCCAGCGGGGCCACCACCCGGGGCGTCCCCAGGCCCTCGGCCGCCGCCCGGAGCGCCGCCAGGCCGGGGGCGTCGTAGCCGTCGTCGTTGGTCAGAAC
The DNA window shown above is from Paludisphaera mucosa and carries:
- a CDS encoding FKBP-type peptidyl-prolyl cis-trans isomerase, with the protein product MRRGLLGVWGIVWVSLGLPGCGDPGQIVAVMPPGAIPIRKVAEGDVAQAQGETPRPAKAAPGAAPKGEPFPPAPPTAAGETKTLEGNVKYETIKAGTGEEVKSGRVAVLHYVGTLDDGSTFQSSRERGAPVEFTLGTGGLIKGWEYAIPGMKVGEIRKIVVPPEMGYGAQDKGKIPPNSTLTFEVELVGVK
- the surE gene encoding 5'/3'-nucleotidase SurE; protein product: MLVLTNDDGYDAPGLAALRAAAEGLGTPRVVAPLAAESGCGHRVTTHEPLHATAHAGEVVAVSGTPADCVRLALHHLAADAAWVLAGINAGGNLGVDVFHSGTVAAVREAVIHGVPGIALSHYIARGRAIDWDRAARWARPVLIDLLGRPWTPGTFWNVNLPHPAPDAPDPEVVFCPLDPSPLPLRFEVEGGRSLYRGDYQQRPRREGGDVAVCFGGRITVSLVRLFDAGPPEGGSGPEPVAGGG